The following proteins come from a genomic window of Anaerolineae bacterium:
- a CDS encoding Ig-like domain-containing protein, protein MKRAILFLTISLILVTIIGCTPGATPLPKPNQPEGEAQTVKEEVTPPADTATPKATPTPTLEPEPLPPLVVRTSPERGEEQPLAAPIEIEFDQPMDRDSVEKAFAIEPGASVDGVFEWPNDRTLRFSLNDGFKRGERYRMRIIESARSAAGLEMQRSFELRFNAIGFLEVTDVQPPNDTAEVMPHTIVTVSFNRPVVPLTAIEDAAGLPDPLTFVPPVTGQGQWLNTSIYQFIPDEGFTPSTQYRARVTQGLTDVTGNTMLEDDFEWSFTTFNPAVIGSIPAEGDIYVSPTPVISLTFNQPMDRSSVEENFALHVAGQDEAIPGEFTWTELPLAQPTGNEDNFYSYYDYAYAEGEGPAEMGVETVTFTPNVTLGFDQVYVIELPKGTLGKIKGAETMSNFTANFTVTPYPKIIETYPADGDDAISPWEDLEVTFSGPMNPDTLVVGENLIIEPTVSVTQVYTYWRRSNTQLTVSFPTEASSQYQVTFGADIEGRYGQRLGASTNIAWETRAKSPLLYMHSPGRLATYNAYTDTLAYVTVRNLSAVDFELYRLPPKDFISLNGDYWWDAWDNYQPDDDNLLSEWTLETSPPLNQNIIYRVDLAEESGLGNGDTLPPGLYYLTASYPIDSVYPEAQGDYYTGYERQMLVVTNNNITLKAAGSESLAWVTDLQSGQPVEDVPITFVASEDESTAPEEIDQAATQSDGVALTTYNRREAYETRFAFAGDPDDPDENFGVTVSNWSDGIERYEFDNVSTEDYQQPYNAHFYTDRNIYRPGQTVNFKGIIRADDDANYSLPKASRTVQVFVSDSQGKEIFNKDLPLSEMGTVHGSFDLDENAALGFYSIQAVYDEENYFYGDFQVAAYRKPEFLVEVTTDKPEYTQGEKIKVTAAAEFFFGGPVSNAQVRWTLLSDDYFFRYQGKGWYDFTDYDFSRRYQDDYVYGYGETIAEGEGVTDKDGRFTFEVEADIADKIASQRFTFDVVITDINNQEVASQAEAVVHKGLFYIGLRPEKYVGRVGEESQMNVLVVDWDSEPVANQEVQVVFSEHNWYSVQKQYEDGSFYWDSVVEDIPVFTTTVTTNQEGQALAGFSPEEGGIYKILATGVDRQRNEVRSSTYMWVSGRKYVNWRQENNDRIELVADQREYNVGDTATILIPHPYSGTVQALITLERGHVYKHWVQELKTNSEQIEIPITEDMIPNMYVSVVVVQGAADAAGGSGDGLPSFKIGYASLPINTGEKELQITLTPDKPADEKYQPGETAEYRVKVTDAQGEPVKAELSLSLVDKAVLTLAPEPPGQLMSVFWRNRGLGVKTAGGLTLAIDRINLAVAPEAKGGGGGGFDEGFGVIRGDFKDTALWIADFMTDANGEGAVEADLPDNLTTWTLTGKGVTGAKTLVGESAVEIVSTKPLLVRPVTPRFFVINDEAMLGMIVQNNTNQSLQVETRFEADGLSIEPLNETILTVEAGERIKAEYAVQVEGDVEMVKLTMGAKSTEDGDAAAYGDAVAFELPVYHSSTPEVVATAGVIEEDGTRVEGLVLPQSYDPTQGNLTVHIDGSLAGGMRDGLDYLEHFPYECTEQTVSRFLPNVVTYRALQELNVENPELAEKLPGLVSIGLQRLYNHQHFDGGWGWWTYDDSHPFLAAYVLLSLIEAQRAGFSVDEEVIFSATDYLKASLEAPKDIKVAWKANRQAFILYVLAEAGSGDMGRSVALFKERQKLDIFGRAYLAMALHLLDEEAKQIDTLVDDITSEAIVSATGAHWEEAQVDYYAMNTDTRSTAIVIAALSRIQPDHPLLPNAVRWLMAVRENGGHWETTQETAWAIIGLTDFMVATGELEGDYAWQTLLNGEELGQGVINQENIDETTKLRMEISELLANTVNRLVIERNPADSSVSNSPGRLYYAAYLTYYKPVQEVKALNRGIIVSRQYTLVDDEAGQPVTGAEVGDVIRVSLTIIAPNDLHYVVVEDPLPAGTEGIDTSLATTSVASERPELSRTDRRNRWGYGWWYFSHAEMRDEKAVLFATYLPKGTYEYTYTIRASVPGEFRVIPTHAEEMYFPEVFGRGDGGVFRISQ, encoded by the coding sequence ATGAAAAGAGCAATTCTGTTTCTAACAATATCTCTCATCCTGGTAACCATTATCGGTTGCACCCCCGGCGCAACCCCCTTACCCAAACCCAATCAACCCGAAGGGGAAGCCCAGACGGTCAAAGAAGAGGTCACTCCGCCGGCCGATACCGCCACCCCCAAAGCAACGCCCACCCCTACTTTGGAACCTGAACCCCTGCCTCCGCTCGTCGTGCGCACCAGTCCCGAACGAGGCGAGGAACAACCCCTTGCTGCCCCCATCGAAATTGAGTTTGACCAACCCATGGACCGCGACAGCGTGGAAAAAGCCTTTGCCATTGAACCGGGCGCCAGCGTGGACGGCGTGTTTGAGTGGCCCAACGACCGGACCTTGCGTTTCAGCTTGAACGATGGTTTTAAACGCGGCGAGCGTTACCGGATGCGGATCATCGAATCGGCCCGCAGCGCCGCCGGCTTGGAAATGCAGCGTTCCTTTGAACTGCGCTTTAACGCCATTGGTTTTTTAGAAGTTACCGACGTGCAACCCCCCAATGACACGGCTGAAGTGATGCCCCACACCATCGTTACCGTCTCCTTCAACCGGCCAGTGGTTCCCCTCACCGCCATCGAAGATGCGGCCGGCCTGCCCGATCCCCTCACCTTTGTTCCGCCGGTCACGGGCCAGGGCCAGTGGCTCAATACCTCCATTTACCAGTTCATCCCCGACGAGGGTTTTACCCCGTCTACTCAATACCGGGCCAGGGTGACCCAGGGATTAACCGATGTTACCGGTAATACTATGCTGGAGGATGACTTTGAATGGTCCTTCACCACCTTCAACCCGGCCGTCATTGGCAGCATCCCTGCCGAGGGTGATATCTACGTTAGCCCCACCCCCGTCATCAGCCTCACCTTTAACCAGCCCATGGACCGCTCCAGCGTGGAAGAAAATTTTGCCCTGCACGTCGCCGGGCAGGATGAGGCCATCCCCGGCGAATTCACCTGGACCGAACTGCCCCTGGCCCAACCCACCGGCAATGAGGATAACTTCTACAGTTACTACGACTACGCCTACGCCGAAGGCGAAGGTCCGGCGGAGATGGGGGTAGAAACGGTGACTTTTACACCCAATGTAACCCTTGGCTTTGACCAAGTTTATGTGATTGAACTGCCCAAAGGAACCCTGGGTAAAATCAAGGGCGCGGAAACCATGAGTAACTTTACCGCCAATTTCACCGTCACCCCCTACCCGAAAATTATTGAAACCTACCCCGCCGATGGCGATGACGCTATCTCGCCCTGGGAAGACCTGGAAGTTACCTTCAGCGGTCCCATGAACCCGGATACGCTGGTGGTGGGTGAAAACCTCATCATCGAGCCAACCGTTTCCGTAACCCAGGTTTACACCTACTGGCGGCGCAGCAATACCCAATTAACCGTCAGCTTCCCCACCGAGGCCAGCAGTCAATACCAGGTTACCTTTGGCGCGGACATTGAGGGCCGTTACGGCCAGCGGCTTGGCGCGTCCACCAACATTGCCTGGGAAACGCGGGCCAAAAGTCCCCTGCTCTACATGCACAGCCCTGGCCGCCTGGCTACCTATAACGCCTACACCGATACCCTGGCCTATGTTACCGTGCGTAATCTCAGCGCAGTTGATTTTGAACTCTACCGCCTGCCCCCAAAGGATTTTATCAGCCTGAATGGCGACTACTGGTGGGACGCCTGGGATAATTACCAGCCCGATGACGACAACCTGCTCAGCGAGTGGACCCTGGAAACCAGCCCACCTTTGAACCAGAATATCATCTACCGGGTTGACCTGGCGGAAGAGAGCGGTTTGGGCAATGGCGACACGCTGCCGCCGGGCCTCTATTACCTCACTGCCTCTTATCCCATTGACTCGGTTTACCCGGAAGCGCAGGGCGACTACTACACCGGCTATGAGCGCCAGATGTTGGTGGTCACTAACAATAACATTACTCTCAAAGCCGCAGGCAGCGAGTCCCTGGCCTGGGTCACCGATTTGCAAAGCGGCCAGCCCGTGGAGGATGTGCCAATAACGTTTGTTGCTTCTGAAGATGAAAGTACCGCCCCGGAGGAAATTGACCAGGCCGCCACCCAAAGTGATGGCGTGGCCTTGACCACCTATAACCGCCGGGAAGCCTACGAGACCCGCTTTGCCTTTGCCGGCGATCCTGATGACCCCGACGAAAATTTTGGCGTGACCGTGAGCAACTGGTCCGACGGTATTGAGCGGTACGAGTTTGACAACGTCAGCACCGAAGATTACCAGCAGCCCTACAACGCCCACTTCTACACCGACCGCAACATTTACCGCCCCGGCCAAACCGTCAACTTCAAGGGCATTATCCGCGCCGACGACGACGCCAATTACAGCCTGCCCAAGGCCAGCCGCACGGTGCAAGTTTTTGTTAGTGACAGCCAGGGCAAAGAAATCTTTAACAAGGACCTGCCCTTGAGCGAGATGGGTACCGTCCACGGCTCGTTTGACCTGGACGAGAACGCCGCCCTCGGTTTTTACTCTATTCAGGCCGTTTATGATGAAGAGAACTACTTTTATGGTGACTTCCAGGTGGCCGCTTACCGCAAACCCGAATTCCTGGTGGAAGTGACCACCGACAAGCCTGAATACACCCAGGGCGAAAAAATAAAAGTAACCGCCGCCGCCGAGTTCTTCTTTGGCGGGCCGGTGTCCAACGCCCAGGTGCGCTGGACCCTGCTTTCCGATGATTACTTCTTCCGCTACCAGGGCAAAGGCTGGTACGATTTCACCGACTATGATTTCAGCCGCCGCTACCAGGACGACTACGTTTACGGCTATGGCGAAACCATTGCCGAAGGCGAAGGCGTTACCGACAAAGACGGTCGGTTTACCTTTGAGGTGGAGGCCGACATCGCCGACAAAATCGCCAGCCAGCGTTTCACCTTTGACGTGGTCATCACCGACATCAACAATCAAGAAGTGGCCAGCCAGGCCGAAGCGGTGGTGCATAAAGGACTCTTTTACATTGGCCTGCGGCCGGAAAAATACGTGGGCCGGGTTGGTGAAGAGAGTCAAATGAACGTGCTGGTGGTTGATTGGGATAGCGAGCCGGTGGCCAACCAAGAAGTGCAGGTGGTCTTTTCCGAACACAATTGGTACAGCGTGCAAAAACAGTACGAAGACGGCTCTTTTTATTGGGACAGCGTGGTAGAAGACATCCCGGTCTTTACCACTACCGTCACCACCAACCAGGAAGGCCAGGCCCTGGCCGGCTTTAGCCCGGAGGAGGGCGGTATTTACAAGATTCTGGCCACCGGCGTTGACCGGCAGCGCAACGAAGTTCGCTCCTCCACCTACATGTGGGTCAGCGGCCGCAAATACGTGAACTGGCGGCAGGAAAACAACGATCGTATCGAGTTGGTGGCCGATCAGCGGGAATACAACGTGGGCGACACCGCCACTATCCTGATCCCCCATCCCTACAGCGGCACGGTACAGGCCTTGATCACGCTGGAGCGCGGCCACGTTTACAAACACTGGGTGCAGGAACTTAAAACCAACAGCGAACAAATCGAAATCCCCATTACCGAGGATATGATTCCTAATATGTACGTTTCGGTGGTGGTGGTGCAGGGCGCTGCCGACGCTGCCGGTGGCAGTGGCGATGGCCTGCCCAGCTTCAAAATAGGCTACGCCAGTTTGCCCATCAACACCGGTGAAAAAGAACTACAAATTACTTTAACCCCCGACAAACCGGCTGACGAAAAATATCAGCCCGGCGAAACCGCGGAATACCGGGTGAAAGTAACCGATGCCCAGGGCGAGCCGGTCAAGGCGGAGTTATCCCTGTCGCTGGTGGATAAGGCGGTGCTCACCTTGGCCCCTGAACCGCCGGGCCAACTGATGAGCGTTTTCTGGCGCAATCGGGGCCTGGGGGTTAAAACTGCCGGGGGATTGACCCTGGCCATTGACCGTATCAACCTGGCCGTAGCGCCGGAGGCCAAAGGCGGTGGGGGCGGCGGCTTTGACGAGGGCTTTGGCGTAATCCGGGGCGATTTTAAAGACACCGCCTTGTGGATAGCCGACTTTATGACCGACGCCAACGGCGAAGGCGCGGTTGAGGCGGATCTGCCCGACAACCTGACCACCTGGACCCTGACTGGCAAAGGCGTTACCGGGGCCAAGACCCTGGTGGGCGAAAGCGCAGTGGAAATTGTCAGCACCAAGCCGCTGTTAGTGCGGCCCGTCACCCCGCGCTTCTTTGTGATCAACGACGAGGCCATGTTGGGCATGATTGTGCAAAACAATACCAACCAATCGCTTCAAGTGGAAACCCGGTTTGAGGCAGATGGCTTGAGCATCGAGCCGCTGAATGAGACCATTTTAACGGTTGAAGCCGGCGAGCGCATCAAGGCCGAGTACGCGGTGCAGGTTGAAGGTGATGTCGAGATGGTCAAATTGACGATGGGGGCCAAGTCAACTGAGGATGGTGACGCTGCGGCATACGGAGATGCCGTAGCCTTTGAGTTGCCCGTTTATCATTCCAGCACGCCGGAAGTGGTGGCCACCGCCGGAGTGATCGAGGAAGACGGCACGCGCGTTGAGGGCCTTGTTCTGCCGCAGAGTTATGACCCTACCCAGGGTAATCTGACCGTGCATATTGACGGCAGCCTGGCCGGTGGCATGCGCGATGGTCTGGATTACCTGGAACACTTCCCCTACGAGTGTACCGAGCAGACAGTCAGCCGCTTTTTGCCCAACGTGGTCACCTACCGGGCCTTGCAGGAGCTCAACGTAGAAAATCCAGAACTGGCCGAAAAGTTGCCGGGCCTGGTGAGCATTGGCTTGCAGCGCCTTTATAACCACCAGCACTTTGACGGCGGTTGGGGGTGGTGGACTTACGACGACAGCCATCCTTTCCTCGCGGCCTACGTGTTGCTGAGTCTCATCGAGGCGCAGCGGGCCGGATTTAGCGTGGACGAGGAGGTCATCTTCTCCGCCACCGACTATCTCAAGGCCAGCCTGGAAGCGCCCAAAGACATCAAAGTGGCCTGGAAAGCCAACCGGCAGGCCTTTATCCTCTACGTGCTGGCCGAGGCCGGCTCCGGTGATATGGGGCGCAGCGTGGCCTTGTTCAAAGAGCGCCAGAAACTGGACATTTTTGGCCGGGCCTACCTGGCTATGGCCCTGCATCTTCTGGATGAAGAGGCCAAACAGATTGACACGCTTGTTGACGACATCACCAGCGAAGCCATTGTCAGCGCCACCGGCGCGCATTGGGAAGAGGCCCAGGTGGACTACTACGCCATGAACACCGACACTCGCAGTACAGCCATTGTTATTGCCGCCCTATCGCGCATCCAGCCCGACCATCCCCTGTTGCCTAATGCGGTCCGTTGGTTGATGGCTGTCCGGGAAAATGGCGGCCATTGGGAAACCACCCAGGAAACCGCCTGGGCCATCATCGGCCTGACCGATTTTATGGTGGCTACCGGCGAGTTGGAGGGTGATTATGCCTGGCAAACGTTGCTCAACGGCGAGGAGTTGGGGCAGGGGGTCATCAACCAGGAAAACATTGATGAAACAACCAAATTACGGATGGAGATTTCTGAGCTGTTGGCCAATACCGTCAACCGGCTGGTCATCGAACGGAATCCGGCAGACAGCTCAGTTTCCAACAGCCCGGGGCGGCTGTATTACGCGGCCTACCTGACCTATTACAAGCCGGTGCAAGAAGTGAAGGCGCTTAATCGGGGCATTATAGTTTCGCGCCAATACACCCTGGTGGATGATGAAGCAGGCCAACCTGTCACCGGTGCCGAAGTGGGTGACGTGATCCGGGTCAGCCTGACCATCATTGCACCCAACGACCTGCACTACGTGGTCGTGGAAGACCCCTTGCCCGCCGGTACGGAAGGCATTGACACCAGCCTGGCTACAACTAGCGTGGCCAGCGAGCGGCCAGAACTGAGCCGCACCGACCGGCGCAATCGGTGGGGTTATGGTTGGTGGTACTTCTCCCACGCCGAAATGCGAGACGAAAAGGCTGTGCTCTTTGCCACCTACCTGCCCAAAGGCACCTACGAATACACCTACACCATCCGCGCCTCGGTGCCCGGCGAGTTTCGCGTAATCCCGACGCATGCCGAGGAAATGTACTTTCCCGAGGTCTTTGGTCGCGGAGATGGGGGGGTGTTCCGAATCAGTCAATAA
- a CDS encoding glycosyltransferase family 4 protein, with amino-acid sequence MMTTIGLDYTAAIRQSAGIGRYTREMVKALAQLDPETQYRLFVADVGKIFALSPPGPNFAWRTTRLSERWLARLWYRLRLPVWIQYWTGPLDLFHAPDFVLPPVKPGTPTFVTIHDLSFVRQPETVMPGMEAHLNRWVPHSVKKASHVIAVSEATRQDLIDLYRTPPEKITTLYHGVTPDFKPVTEPADLLAIRQKYGLADRPFVLSVSTIQPRKNYRRLIQAFARINPSFSLVIGGSKGWHYADIFAEVARLGLEGRVHFPGFIPDADLPALYSAAILFVYPSLYEGFGLPLLEAMACGTPVIASNQSSLPEVVGQAGLLVDPYDVAALAAAMSNILADPNLRQTLAQAGQVQAKKFTWEKTATRLLALYHQLLPGGIKVKEEVGTRSKW; translated from the coding sequence ATGATGACCACCATTGGACTTGATTATACTGCCGCTATCCGTCAATCCGCCGGAATTGGCCGCTATACCCGCGAAATGGTCAAAGCGCTGGCCCAACTGGACCCAGAAACGCAGTATCGTTTATTTGTGGCCGATGTGGGTAAAATTTTTGCGCTATCTCCCCCCGGCCCCAATTTTGCCTGGCGAACCACGCGCCTGAGTGAACGTTGGCTGGCCCGGTTGTGGTATCGCCTGCGGCTACCTGTGTGGATACAATATTGGACAGGGCCGCTTGACTTGTTCCATGCCCCAGACTTTGTGCTGCCACCGGTCAAGCCTGGTACGCCGACCTTCGTCACCATTCACGACCTCTCTTTTGTGCGCCAGCCGGAGACGGTAATGCCGGGCATGGAAGCTCATCTGAACCGCTGGGTGCCCCATTCAGTTAAAAAGGCCAGCCACGTGATTGCCGTGTCCGAGGCGACGCGGCAAGATTTGATTGACCTTTACCGAACGCCCCCGGAAAAAATTACCACCCTTTATCACGGCGTAACCCCTGACTTCAAACCCGTAACGGAGCCGGCCGACCTGCTTGCCATACGGCAAAAGTATGGGTTGGCCGACCGTCCCTTTGTGTTGAGCGTCAGCACCATCCAGCCCCGCAAAAATTACAGGCGTCTCATTCAGGCCTTTGCCCGGATAAACCCTTCATTTTCGCTGGTGATAGGGGGCAGCAAAGGCTGGCACTATGCTGATATTTTTGCCGAAGTGGCCAGGCTGGGCCTGGAGGGTCGGGTTCACTTTCCCGGCTTTATCCCCGACGCAGATTTACCGGCCCTTTACAGTGCCGCCATTTTATTTGTATATCCTTCTCTATACGAAGGTTTTGGGCTGCCTCTGCTGGAAGCAATGGCCTGCGGCACGCCCGTGATTGCCTCCAATCAATCTTCCCTGCCGGAAGTGGTGGGCCAGGCCGGGCTGCTGGTTGATCCTTATGATGTGGCTGCTTTAGCCGCAGCAATGTCAAACATTCTGGCCGATCCAAATCTGCGCCAAACCTTAGCGCAGGCCGGACAGGTTCAGGCAAAGAAGTTTACCTGGGAAAAAACGGCCACCAGGTTACTGGCCCTATACCACCAATTATTACCAGGAGGCATAAAGGTAAAGGAAGAAGTAGGTACCAGGAGTAAATGGTAA
- a CDS encoding glycosyltransferase family 4 protein codes for MHITVDVSPTAQKHAGLGRYAGEIARALASKNNIELSLFYNRQGQAELPDYLSHIPYQTVNIGNKPWRMAVWLSQLFRWPMDKTFGATEIFHATNHLLAHFQHARTVYTLHDLIFLHYPEYHLAYNRWYLTLTMPLYLKAADMIVTPSECSKRDAIKFYGIAAEKIKVIYEAPAPTFKPVTDPANLARVRQTYHLPEKYILHVATIEPRKNLIRLLDAFKPLLADWPDLKLVLVGKKGWLFESFFQHLQASGLAENVIFPGYVAEADLPAFYQLAAIFAFPSLYEGFGLGPLEAMACGTPVVCSNSSSLPEVAGDAGLLVDPTDTAALHQTLRRILEDAELRANLVQRGLAQAQKFTWARAVTELEAVYESLKSKRASLT; via the coding sequence ATGCATATTACAGTTGATGTTTCTCCCACCGCCCAAAAACACGCCGGCTTGGGCCGCTACGCCGGAGAAATCGCCCGTGCTCTGGCCAGCAAGAATAATATTGAGCTGTCCCTCTTTTACAACCGGCAAGGCCAGGCCGAATTGCCCGACTATCTCAGCCACATCCCCTATCAAACGGTCAACATCGGCAACAAACCCTGGCGAATGGCGGTCTGGCTCTCCCAATTGTTTCGTTGGCCAATGGATAAAACCTTTGGCGCCACGGAAATCTTTCACGCCACCAATCACCTGCTGGCTCACTTTCAACACGCTCGCACCGTTTATACCCTGCACGACCTTATTTTTCTCCACTACCCGGAATATCACCTGGCTTACAATCGCTGGTATCTCACCCTGACCATGCCCCTGTATCTCAAGGCCGCCGATATGATTGTGACGCCTTCGGAATGTTCCAAACGGGATGCTATCAAATTTTATGGGATAGCGGCAGAAAAAATAAAGGTAATTTACGAAGCCCCGGCTCCCACTTTTAAACCAGTCACCGATCCTGCCAACCTGGCCCGCGTCCGCCAAACTTACCACCTGCCCGAAAAATACATTCTGCACGTAGCCACCATTGAGCCGCGCAAAAACCTGATCCGTTTGCTGGACGCCTTCAAGCCGCTGCTGGCCGACTGGCCGGATTTGAAACTGGTGCTGGTTGGCAAAAAAGGATGGCTTTTTGAGTCGTTCTTTCAACATTTGCAGGCCTCGGGCCTGGCCGAAAACGTCATCTTCCCCGGCTACGTGGCAGAGGCCGACCTGCCCGCCTTTTACCAACTGGCCGCAATTTTTGCGTTCCCTTCTCTATACGAAGGTTTTGGTCTGGGGCCGCTGGAAGCAATGGCTTGCGGCACGCCGGTAGTTTGCAGCAACAGTTCCAGCCTGCCGGAAGTGGCGGGGGATGCCGGTTTGCTGGTTGACCCCACCGACACTGCCGCCCTCCATCAAACCCTGCGGCGAATTTTGGAGGATGCGGAATTACGGGCTAACTTGGTCCAACGTGGCCTGGCCCAAGCGCAAAAGTTCACCTGGGCCAGGGCGGTAACTGAGCTAGAGGCGGTATACGAGTCTTTAAAATCAAAAAGAGCCAGTTTAACCTGA
- a CDS encoding VCBS repeat-containing protein: MKPQKFLEMILGLILLLGVVASGQWFAARAAPQLAVQTPVLKWQRGGCYASWCETGWYASPAVADLDNDGTMEVIGGAYTVFILNGEDGTVQQSVDTPGSRVWPGVVVADIDGDTDLEIVTAQGDGYLNVLNHTGSLVWTRQPSSSELRGLSVYDLDGDGTLEIIVTAAVGSKTNTWVYKHDGALRSGWPQLSDDSGYAWGVFNDNAAVGDLDGDGTGEIVIPSDVHYICAYEPDGSQIPAHSMYGGKGWGKVGVWESLTVELRGWGECNGVRAESYRTNFAHGPAVIADVNGDGALEVVATGNVYDCNVGHPPGKYNGVYVFNADRSRFNAGGYDWQTVPVDTGAPLTEDYNIIENNQPNPVTADLDGDGKLEILYSSYDGRVHVFWPDKTEHHAWPYAVYSGSRPYRFASEPVVADLDADGYAEVIFASWVEKGSNQTGKLHILNYQGTPLREVDLPLAFGSADWNGALAAPTLANIDSDADLEVVLNTAHAGFVAYDLPGTANAHILWGTGRGNYRRTGSILIGSLQASRKWAQPMLPGPGDVLTYTITLQNSGLNLPKVVVTDTLPGEVNYLHNLWASAGSYGESGGVITWTGAVSGGMPVTITYGVTVSEQITEPYVIANTVLMDDGLGNVLQRQAIVIANGIPAYLPVIQKN; the protein is encoded by the coding sequence ATGAAACCGCAGAAATTTTTGGAAATGATTTTAGGATTGATTCTGCTGTTGGGTGTGGTTGCGAGCGGCCAATGGTTTGCCGCCCGGGCTGCGCCGCAGTTGGCTGTCCAGACACCTGTGCTTAAGTGGCAGCGCGGTGGGTGTTACGCCTCCTGGTGCGAGACCGGCTGGTATGCCTCGCCGGCCGTAGCCGACCTGGACAACGACGGCACGATGGAGGTGATTGGCGGCGCATACACGGTTTTTATTCTCAACGGCGAGGATGGCACGGTTCAACAAAGCGTGGATACCCCCGGCAGCCGGGTATGGCCCGGCGTAGTGGTGGCCGACATTGACGGGGATACAGATTTGGAGATTGTGACAGCCCAAGGCGATGGTTACTTGAATGTGCTCAACCACACCGGCAGCCTTGTCTGGACCCGCCAGCCCTCTTCCAGCGAATTGCGCGGCCTTTCTGTCTACGACCTGGATGGTGACGGCACGTTGGAAATCATTGTCACCGCTGCTGTTGGCAGCAAAACTAATACCTGGGTTTACAAGCACGATGGCGCGCTCCGTTCCGGTTGGCCCCAATTGAGCGACGACAGCGGCTACGCCTGGGGGGTCTTCAACGATAATGCCGCCGTCGGCGACCTGGACGGTGACGGTACGGGCGAGATTGTGATCCCTTCCGACGTACACTATATTTGCGCTTACGAACCGGACGGCAGCCAGATACCGGCTCACTCAATGTATGGCGGCAAAGGGTGGGGCAAAGTGGGGGTATGGGAAAGCCTGACGGTTGAACTGCGCGGTTGGGGAGAGTGCAACGGGGTGCGGGCGGAAAGTTACCGCACCAACTTTGCCCACGGCCCGGCCGTCATCGCCGATGTCAATGGTGATGGCGCCCTGGAAGTGGTGGCTACGGGCAACGTGTACGATTGCAACGTGGGCCATCCTCCCGGCAAATACAATGGCGTGTACGTTTTCAACGCAGACCGCAGCCGTTTCAATGCGGGCGGCTACGATTGGCAGACTGTCCCGGTAGATACGGGCGCTCCTCTGACCGAGGATTATAACATTATCGAAAACAACCAACCCAACCCCGTCACCGCCGACCTGGACGGCGATGGTAAGCTGGAAATCCTGTATTCCTCCTATGATGGCCGCGTTCACGTTTTCTGGCCGGACAAAACCGAGCATCACGCCTGGCCTTACGCCGTTTACTCCGGCAGTAGACCCTACCGTTTTGCTTCCGAGCCGGTGGTGGCCGACCTGGACGCTGATGGTTACGCCGAAGTTATTTTTGCTTCCTGGGTGGAGAAGGGGAGTAACCAGACCGGCAAACTGCACATTCTCAATTACCAGGGCACACCTCTCCGGGAAGTTGATTTGCCCCTGGCCTTTGGCAGCGCCGATTGGAACGGCGCCCTGGCTGCGCCCACCCTGGCCAATATTGACAGCGACGCCGATTTGGAAGTGGTGCTGAATACGGCCCACGCCGGTTTTGTGGCTTACGACCTGCCCGGCACTGCCAATGCGCATATTCTGTGGGGCACGGGCCGGGGAAACTACCGGCGCACCGGCTCGATCTTAATCGGTTCCCTGCAAGCTTCACGTAAGTGGGCGCAGCCCATGTTGCCCGGCCCCGGCGACGTGCTGACTTACACCATCACCCTCCAAAATTCCGGCCTGAACTTGCCCAAGGTCGTTGTCACCGATACCCTGCCCGGTGAAGTCAATTATTTGCATAATCTGTGGGCCTCGGCCGGCAGTTATGGCGAATCGGGGGGAGTCATTACCTGGACCGGGGCTGTCAGCGGGGGAATGCCGGTTACCATCACCTATGGCGTTACCGTGAGCGAACAAATTACCGAGCCTTACGTTATCGCCAACACAGTGTTAATGGATGATGGCCTGGGCAACGTGCTGCAACGGCAGGCCATAGTTATTGCCAATGGCATCCCGGCCTACCTGCCGGTGATCCAGAAAAACTGA